Proteins found in one Fusarium oxysporum Fo47 chromosome V, complete sequence genomic segment:
- a CDS encoding major facilitator superfamily domain-containing protein, translated as MADLEKPFPVETEKVDNTTIEYERAQLLAHLPDPDVGKTVEERQAIEKKLMWKVDLALIPWLSFLYLLSFLDRTNIGNARLAGLEVDLKMVKGDYNNALTIFFVSYAVVEPATNALLKKITPRLFFTLIILTWGLIMTLMGLVTNVKGLLAARFFLGMAEAGLFPGVNYYLSCWYKSSEIGIRSSIFFSAAALAGSFGGLLAAVIAKMDGIGGKPGWAWIFILEGLATIVAGLACWWLVFDWPATASFLSPDDQIRIQRRLIMDRQGRTAEDFDKRHMFAALKDWKTYGYMLIYMGCLTPLYAFSLFLPTIIAGMGHAGTKAQLLSVPPYAVAAALTICVGFYGDRTRQRGYCNIAIVLLGIAGFAMLIATSNPTVQYVGVFLGAAGIYPTVPNTLSWLNNNTEGSLKRAFVLGVVVGWGNLNGVVSSNIYLLREKPRYYTGHGVVFGYLVVFLLGGSILMHLGLRKMNRDRSLGKMDAKWDSLSDEQKWVQGDLRPDFKYTL; from the exons ATGGCCGATCTCGAGAAGCCGTTCCCAGTTGAGACTGAAAAGGTCGACAACACGACCATCGAATATGAGCGAGCCCAGCTTTTGGCTCATTTACCAGACCCTGATGTCGGAAAGACGGTGGAAGAGCGTCAAGCCATT GAAAAGAAGCTGATGTGGAAGGTTGATCTGGCGCTTATCCCCTGGCTATCCTTTCTCTATCTCCTATCCTTCCTCGACCGTACCAATATCGGAAACGCTCGCCTAGCTGGTCTCGAAGTCGATCTTAAGATGGTCAAAGGGGACTACAATAATGCATTGACgatcttcttcgtctcgtATGCTGTCGTTGAACCTGCAACAAATGCactgctcaagaagatcacgCCTCGTTTATTCTTTACTCTTATTATTCTGACATGGGGACTTATAATGACTCTTATGGGCCTTGTTACCAACGTCAAGGGCTTGCTAGCTGCTCGCTTCTTCCTTGGTATGGCCGAAGCCGGACTCTTCCCTGGAGTTAACTATTATCTCTCTTGTTGGTATAAGAGCTCTGAAATCGGCATCCGTTCTTctatcttcttctcagcagctgcGCTAGCAGGCTCCTTTGGAGGCTTGCTTGCAGCAGTTATTGCAAAAATGGATGGAATTGGCGGGAAACCCGGTTGGGCTTGGATCTTCATCTTAGAGGGTCTTGCTACTATTGTTGCTGGTCTGGCGTGCTGGTGGCTCGTCTTTGATTggccagcaacagcaagctTCCTCAGTCCTGATGACCAGATTCGAATCCAACGTCGCTTGATTATGGACCGGCAGGGTCGAACGGCTGAGGATTTCGATAAGAGACATATGTTTGCTGCCTTGAAAGACTGGAAAACATATGGATATATGCTTATCTATATGGGCTGCCTTACTCCTCTGTATGCCTTCTCCCTGTTTCTTCCGACTATCATTGCTGGCATGGGGCATGCAGGTACGaaagcccagctcctctctGTGCCCCCCTATGCAGTTGCAGCGGCTCTTACTATTTGTGTGGGATTCTACGGCGACAGGACCCGGCAGCGAGGTTACTGCAATATTGCCATTGTTTTGCTTGGCATTGCTGGTTTTGCTATGCTTATAGCGACGTCTAACCCGACAGTGCAGTACGTCGGTGTCTTCCTCGGTGCAGCAGGCATTTACCCTACCGTCCCCAACACTCTCTCCTGGTTGAACAATAACACTGAGGGGTCACTAAAGCGTGCTTTTGTGCTGGGAGTGGTGGTAGGCTGGGGCAATTTGAATGGCGTGGTGTCATCAAACATCTACTTGCTTCGCGAAAAGCCCCGTTACTATACGGGACATGGGGTTGTTTTTGGCTATCTGGTGGTTTTCTTGCTTGGTGGATCTATTTTAATGCATCTGGGACTTCGAAAGATGAACAGAGATCGCAGCCTTGGCAAGATGGATGCTAAATGGGACAGTTTGTCAGATGAACAGAAGTGGGTTCAAGGTGACCTGCGACCCGACTTTAAATACACtctataa
- a CDS encoding RmlC-like cupin domain-containing protein yields the protein MPSANVAASNGGQHLGDVTSAKSLNSAEELVEALRATNTAPLWAQMQRLNPPAPNPQTIPYVWSYDTIKPYLLKAGQLITEKQAERRVLMLGNPARAAPYTTDTLYAGLQLVQPKETAPAHRHTAFACRFIIEGTGGFTAVHGKRVPMKPRDVIVTPTWNWHDHGKKGADEEGGDNQPVIWLDGLDLPSFIHFPVHFVEHHTAARYPAEDFEESDIVYPWSKMQPKLDASPAEWVSEPYLKPSGAEIGRIIGASAERLNPGAKSPEIQETSSAVYHVIEGSGSTQVGDKVLEWKQGDTFCIPTWHKYQHHADAESQVYLYRFDDKPMLRALGFYRLAGVDVETYVSD from the exons ATGCCTTCTGCAAATGTGGCAGCATCCAACGGTGGCCAGCATCTTGGCGACGTCACTTCAGCCAAATCACTGAACTCGGCTGAAGAGCTTGTTGAAGCGCTGCGAGCTACCAACACCGCTCCTCTCTGGGCCCAGATGCAACGCCTCAACCCTCCAGCGCCCAATCCTCAAACTATTCCCTACGTCTGGTCCTACGATACGATTAAGCCATATCTTCTCAAGGCTGGACAGCTTATTACTGAGAAGCAAGCTGAGCGTCGTGTCCTGATGCTTGGAAACCCTGCAAGAG CCGCACCATATACTACTGATACCCTGTATGCTGGACTCCAGCTGGTGCAGCCTAAGGAAACAGCACCTGCACACAGGCACACCGCCTTCGCATGCAGATTCATCATCGAAGGCACTGGTGGCTTCACTGCAGTTCACGGCAAGAGAGTTCCTATGAAGCCTCGTGACGTAATTGTCACGCCCACTTGGAACTGGCATGACCACGGCAAGAAGGgtgctgatgaggagggtGGGGATAATCAGCCTGTTATCTGGCTCGATGGACTTGATCTCCCCAGCTTCATCCACTTCCCTGTCCACTTTGTCGAACACCATACTGCTGCACGGTACCCGGCTGAAGATTTCGAAGAGTCTGATATTGTGTACCCATGGAGCAAGATGCAGCCCAAGCTTGATGCTAGTCCTGCTGAATGGGTCTCGGAGCCGTATCTGAAGCCTAGTGGTGCCGAAA TTGGTCGAATAATCGGTGCTTCAGCTGAGAGACTTAACCCAGGAGCCAAGTCGCCCGAGATTCAAGAGACAAGCTCTGCTGTGTACCACGTTATTGAAGGTTCCGGTTCCACTCAAGTCGGAGACAAGGTTCTTGAATGGAAGCAGGGTGATACGTTTTGCATTCCAACTTGGCACAAGTATCAGCATCATGCAGATGCCGAGAGTCAAGTTTATCTCTACAGATTTGACGATAAGCCGATGCTCCGGGCTCTAGGTTTCTACCGGCTCGCAGGAGTCGATGTTGAGACATATGTCTCTGATTGA
- a CDS encoding major facilitator superfamily domain-containing protein codes for MSISPFEWPLWWRICVLLNVSFYNLLGNAWASGLSPVFGLIIQELHCSQTQASNLPTYALLALGLSNLFALPLSLLIGKRYTVLGSLVIFIACNIWSSEATDYFSLRNSRIVGGLAGGLVEALGPIIVAETFPTHQLGRAMVVYVGFLAAGSAIGPMVAGAVGVSLGSWRWYLRILSIATGLNLFGSILMLPETTHDINELDTTQTRPGSSIIAEPKPTSTSIEDICISSPAETTTGEISAASFRKEWMSRSFSGEYMPMKWKSMGLSLVRPLQLLMAPQVLVTVYIFGLTIGWTVIISIILSITCASPPLLWNSRSIGLLNVSSLIGLLIGLPFGGYFADLLFIRSTKGRTQEPNPRSRLPMMLIGALGSPAGCLILGHGLQNPGHWIVVCVGWSLLAFGLTGSANVLLTYSVNTMPSRAGDIGVLVNVMKNCLAFGVSYSSITWLNAMGPLKQFAIMAALLWLGYILAIPVWVWSKSIIRRSAVYTR; via the exons ATGTCTATCTCTCCTTTC GAATGGCCGCTCTGGTGGCGCATATGCGTTCTGCTGAACGTCAGCTTCTACAATCTCCTCGGAAATGCCTGGGCCTCTGGTCTTTCTCCCGTCTTTGGGTTGATCATTCAGGAGCTGCACTGCTCGCAAACACAGGCTTCCAACTTGCCAACATATGCTTTGCTGGCTCTTGGACTCTCA AATCTCTTCGCTCTGCCGTTATCATTACTTATCGGAAAACGCTACACGGTCCTCGGTTCGCTCGTTATCTTTATCGCCTGTAACATTTGGTCGAGCGAAGCCACCGACTACTTTTCCCTGCGAAACTCACGCATCGTCGGTGGATTAGCCGGTGGTCTCGTTGAGGCTCTTGGTCCCATTATCGTGGCTGAGACGTTTCCCACCCATCAGCTCGGAAGAGCCATGGTCGTCTACGTTGGCTTCCTCGCTGCTGGCTCCGCAATTGGCCCCATGGTCGCTGGGGCAGTTGGAGTTAGTCTGGGAAGCTGGAGATGGTACCTGAGGATTCTGTCAATCGCGACTGGCCTCAATCTCTTTGGTTCGATCTTGATGCTTCCTGAGACAACTCACGATATCAACGAGCTGGATACAACTCAAACCAGACCTGGGAGCTCGATAATCGCAGAACCGAAACCTACGAGCACTTCAATCGAGGATATCTGCATCTCGTCACCGGCCGAAACAACAACTGGGGAGATCTCTGCCGCCAGCTTCAGAAAGGAGTGGATGTCAAGGTCGTTTAGCGGCGAGTATATGCCCATGAAGTGGAAGAGCATGGGTTTGTCACTGGTCCGGCCACTGCAGCTCCTTATGGCGCCTCAAGTTCTCGTCACCGTCTACATCTTTGGCCTAACGATTGGTTGGACTGTCATCATttccatcatcctctccatcaCCTGTGCTTCTCCGCCCCTATTGTGGAATTCACGTTCGATTGGTTTACTCAATGTCTCCTCTCTTATCGGTCTTCTTATTGGTCTCCCCTTTGGTGGTTACTTCGCAGACCTTCTCTTCATCCGCTCAACAAAAGGACGCACCCAGGAGCCTAATCCCAGGAGTAGACTGCCGATGATGCTTATTGGAGCACTAGGCAGCCCGGCTGGTTGCCTTATCCTCGGTCATGGGCTTCAAAACCCTGGTCACTGGATCGTTGTCTGTGTTGGATGGAGCCTCCTTGCATTTGGTTTGACAGGATCGGCAAATGTTCTACTTACTTATTCTGTCAACACTATGCCTTCGCGAGCAGGAGATATCGGTGTCCTTGTAAACGTCATGAAGAATTGCTTGGCCTTTGGTGTATCCTACTCATCGATCACTTGGCTGAATGCTATGGGCCCATTGAAGCAATtcgccatcatggctgctcttctttggcttggaTACATCCTGGCGATTCCGGTTTGGGTTTGGAGCAAGTCTATCATCCGCAGAAGCGCTGTTTATACCAGGTAG
- a CDS encoding aldehyde dehydrogenase domain-containing protein: protein MTDSTIDQPVLHNGSQGHRVPLLINDAPILREDDTSRHHSFEGGYFQGADLSDCADAVSSCSKAFVTWSTTSPTHRRGLLLRLAQVLQNHQQEVRNIMKSEIYCDDEWASIGVTTSIDLIEQSAYLLTAGTMSGTIPHTQPEGSYGLVFTRPLGVVLGIAPWNSPLFLALRAVIAPLATGNTVILKGSELSPRTHYFVAGLFAKAGFPPGVVNFILHRPEDAPEVVGYLIRDPAVKKVNFTGSTQVGRSIAQQAGLALKPVLLELGGKNCCIVLKDADINRAAEAALAGATLNGGQICMSTDLVLVEKDVVDEFRAELTKHLRSKNGSAYRLVGLKSQSRVQALVSDAEAMGSSSKSSTGHQTDPNLIPITILDNIHSSMDFFRTETFGPCLGIVAVSNEDEAVKIVNDSDYGLSAAIWTRNQYAALEMARRLQVGAVHINSSTVHDEATLPHGGTKLSGFGRFGAEWGLKEFVETQTVIMHA from the exons ATGACGGATTCAACCATTGACCAGCCTGTGCTCCACAATGGATCACAAGGTCACCGTGTTCCACTGCTTATCAACGATGCTCCAATCTTGAGAGAAGATGATACTTCAAGACATCACTCATTTGAAGGAGGGTATTTCCAGGGCGCTGATTTGTCTGACTGCGCGGATGCTGTATCGAGTTGCAGTAAAGCATTTGTGACGTGGTCAACAACTTCTCCGACCCATAGACGCGGCCTTCTCTTACGTCTAGCACAG GTGCTACAGAACCATCAGCAGGAAGTCCGAAACATTATGAAGTCTGAGATCTACTGCGACGATGAGTGGGCATCCATCGGTGTCACCACCAGCATCGATTTGATCGAGCAGTCTGCGTATCTGCTGACGGCGGGAACCATGAGTGGCACCATCCCGCACACCCAACCTGAAGGGTCATACGGTTTGGTGTTTACTCGTCCTTTGGGAGTTGTTCTGGGAATTGCTCCCTGGAACTCACCTCTCTTCTTGGCCCTTCGAGCGGTGATCGCCCCGTTGGCTACTGGAAACACAGTTATTCTCAAG GGTTCTGAGCTTAGCCCTCGAACACATTACTTCGTCGCCGGGTTATTTGCAAAAGCTGGGTTCCCTCCAGGTGTCGTCAATTTTATTCTCCACCGACCTGAAGATGCCCCTGAGGTAGTTGGATATCTCATTCGCGACCCTGCTGTCAAAAAGGTTAACTTCACTGGCTCAACACAAGTTGGGCGTAGTATTGCTCAGCAAGCAGGACTGGCTCTGAAGCCGGTATTGCTGGAGCTTGGTGGGAAGAACTGTTGCATCGTCTTAAAGGACGCAGACATAAACCGTgcagcagaagcagctcTTGCTGGAGCAACACTAAAT GGCGGACAGATATGCATGTCTACAGATCTTGTCCTAGTGGAAAAGGATGTCGTAGATGAGTTTCGTGCAGAGCTTACAAAACATCTGCGAAGCAAGAACGGGTCGGCGTATCGGCTTGTTGGGCTAAAGAGTCAGTCGAGAGTACAAGCTTTAGTCTCCGATGCAGAAGCCATGGGATCTTCTTCAAAGTCTTCTACGGGGCACCAGACTGACCCAAACCTAATACCGATCACAATCCTCGATAATATCCACAGCTCTATGGATTTCTTCCGGACAGAGACTTTCGGTCCCTGTCTTGGAATCGTCGCTGTTTCTAACGAGGACGAGGCGGTGAAGATTGTCAACGATAGTGATTACGGGTTGTCTGCTGCGATATGGACACGGAATCAGTATGCAGCATTGGAAATGGCGCGTCGTCTTCAAGTTGGCGCGGTACATATCAACTCGTCTACGGTTCATGATGAAGCGACCTTGCCTCACGGAGGAACAAAGCTGAGCGGATTTGGAAGATTTGGTGCGGAATGGGGGTTGAAGGAATTTGTTGAGACTCAAACAGTTATCATGCACGCGTAA